TTGACACGCCCAGCCTGATTGTGTTGAGGATTCCGTCGTAGTTACGCTTGATCTTTGCGTACAGATCCTTTACTGAGCCGATGCGTGAGTGGCTTGCACGCCACAGCCACCTGTCCAGATTTTCCCTGGCATCGTCATAGCCCATCTTCAGGATGATGCGCAGTTCCTCCTTGAGCTGGTATGCCCTGTAGAGACGCGGATAGCGGCTTGCTATGAGTTCTATTTTTCTCTGCTGGCTTTCGTTAAGGTTCTCTGGAGCCTTGCCCAGAGCGTACCTGGAGTTCTTTATCCCCTCCGCGGTGCGGTCCTTCGGGACGCTATCCTTCGTGGGCCTGCCTCGGCCCCGTTTCTGATTGCGGTTTTCCTTGCGGGCCTCCTTCCAGGCTTCCACACGGACCTTGTCCAGGGCTTCTGTCGCCCACTGTACGACATGGAAGCTGTCCACGCACCGTTCGGCATTGGGCAGGAACTCCTCGATGCTTGACCTTATCCACTTGGCTCCGTCACAAGTCACAAGCTCCACGCCCTTGCGCTGCTCTTCGCTGAGTTCCCTCATGAAGAGGTCCAGCACCTCCTTCCCGTAGCCCTCGTGGACCCAGATCACGCAGCGCCTGTCGTGATCCACTACCACCGTTATGTACTTGTGCCCTTTCTTGTAGCTGGTCTCGTCGATGCCTATGCGCCTGAAGATGCAGCCTGCCTTGATCGGCCTTGTGTCCAGGCGATCCCATACGCGGTCGGCAATTTCCCCCACGGTATTCCAGGCGATGCGTAGCTGCTTTGCGACAGCCTTTTTCGACATGCTGCATACGGCCCATGCGACCTGCTGCTCGAAGGCGTCGGTGAAGCCTGACCTGTGGCTTGCCCACGGCACCTTCACCGTTTTTACGCCGCATTTCTTGCACTTCACCCTGTAGGTGTCCATCCTGATGAAGCCCATCTTCGTGCCGAGATCGAGCGTCCGCCATACCCTCTGTTCCCGGCCGTTGTCGTAGAGCTTCCCTTTTCGCCCACAACAGCCGCACCTGCTGGCGTTGCCCTTGGTGAGTCTTACCGTGATGGTGACCGTGGT
The sequence above is a segment of the Hallerella porci genome. Coding sequences within it:
- a CDS encoding ISL3 family transposase, which gives rise to MSKLYKSIFNVNGCSVVKQEQTDTTVTITVRLTKGNASRCGCCGRKGKLYDNGREQRVWRTLDLGTKMGFIRMDTYRVKCKKCGVKTVKVPWASHRSGFTDAFEQQVAWAVCSMSKKAVAKQLRIAWNTVGEIADRVWDRLDTRPIKAGCIFRRIGIDETSYKKGHKYITVVVDHDRRCVIWVHEGYGKEVLDLFMRELSEEQRKGVELVTCDGAKWIRSSIEEFLPNAERCVDSFHVVQWATEALDKVRVEAWKEARKENRNQKRGRGRPTKDSVPKDRTAEGIKNSRYALGKAPENLNESQQRKIELIASRYPRLYRAYQLKEELRIILKMGYDDARENLDRWLWRASHSRIGSVKDLYAKIKRNYDGILNTIRLGVSNARIEATNNKIKLLIRTAYGFRNMNNMLSLIMLSCSYVDVKIAYEWESESRESSSKAA